From the Candidatus Cloacimonadota bacterium genome, the window CCTTTCAAACGGAATATCCAGGAACAGAATTATTATTGATCCGGGTATCGGTTTTGGTAAAAGACATGAAGATAACCTGATAGTTTTAAAGAAGATCTCCGAGTTTCATTGTTTTGATGTTCCGGTTCTTCTCGGAGCTTCCCGGAAAAGTTTTATTAACAGGATTTATTCATCATCACCAGAAGATAGATTAGCAGGAAGTCTGGCTGCTTCTTCTCTTGCTTTTGCGAATAAGGTGGATTTTGTGCGGGTGCATGATGTGAAGGAACAAAAAAGATTTTTAGATGTTTTGAAAGCAATAAGGAACATAAAATGAGTTTTCTCGTTCCCAAGTTCAAAGATATCATCGATATTTTAGTGATCGCCTTTTTACTCTATCGTTTGATCCTGCTTTCCAAAAGAACCGGTGGATCACAAATCCTGCTTGGTCTGGGAGTTGTGATCCTGATGTATTTTCTTGCCTCTGTTTTACATTTGGAAATGCTGACTTCGTTTTTGAAAGTTTTGAAAGATTACTGGGTCATCGCATTTATCATTCTTTTCCAACCTGAGATCAGAGGTTTATTTGCCAGGATCGCTCAAAACCATGACTTTAAATCTCTTTTCAGAAGTGTTAAAAAATCTGTTTATTCACCGCTTTTGAATGCAGTCTCCATCATGTCATTCAGGAAGATCGGAGCCTTGATCGTGATCGAGAACAACCGGAAACTGAATGATTATATCGAAAGCGGAGAACTTATCGATGCCCAAATATCCATAAAATTACTGCTGACCATTTTTAATAATAAAACCATCCTGCATGACGGAGCAGTAATTATCCGCAATAACAGGATCCTTGCCTGTAAAGTTGTTCTTCCTCTGTCGGAAAATATTGAATATACCCAGAAATTCGGAACAAGACATCTCGCAGCTATCGGTGTTACCGAATCGACAGATGCTTTCACTATTGTTGTTTCGGAAGAGACCGGTAATATATCCGCAACTTCCAAAGGAGAGATCTTTACCAATCTTTCCATCGATGAACTTTCGCAGAAAATAAAGGATGAAACTTAAGGTATTAATAAAAATGTTGTTGGTGACGGATTTACTTTGATTGGAAGAATCGTTATTCAATTCAGATATGAAGAATAAGGTTTTGGAAATTAATGATCTTCGATTAGAAGATCATAAACCAACAATGGAAAGAAAGATGTTTCTGTTCAAAATAAATAGTTATTATAAGAATTCCTTTCCAGTGTTTTCTCCTCATTCCCAAATTTTTTTTGGGAATGCAATTGTTGAAAAG encodes:
- a CDS encoding TIGR00159 family protein; translated protein: MSFLVPKFKDIIDILVIAFLLYRLILLSKRTGGSQILLGLGVVILMYFLASVLHLEMLTSFLKVLKDYWVIAFIILFQPEIRGLFARIAQNHDFKSLFRSVKKSVYSPLLNAVSIMSFRKIGALIVIENNRKLNDYIESGELIDAQISIKLLLTIFNNKTILHDGAVIIRNNRILACKVVLPLSENIEYTQKFGTRHLAAIGVTESTDAFTIVVSEETGNISATSKGEIFTNLSIDELSQKIKDET